Proteins encoded by one window of Myripristis murdjan chromosome 1, fMyrMur1.1, whole genome shotgun sequence:
- the rrp36 gene encoding ribosomal RNA processing protein 36 homolog — protein MQSGSSSDEDSDVEKNFALLTSRGRGGADEEGEGEEELSAEEQEEEEEEEEEEEEEEEDVLDGGHEEEDEDDTEGSEDDDDDDDDDEDDDDEDGAQLEDGGGSAEVQTRENIKKELASMSFEDVLKLQNKLGTKVYNQVAYGSSETPASHGARKRLNKNRPTELSAKRPAPFLRQVVPVKKPVSRDPRFDDLSGEYKPEIFEKTYKFLDDIRQRERQVVQKKLKKSKKNNQRKEKLQALLQRMENQERARRSREQQREQELQLKRRQRELAESGRQPFFLKKSDQKKLQLAEKFTALKRSGKLENFLSKKRRRNAVKDRRKLPTQQQQERRRGR, from the exons atgcagagcggcagcagcagcgatGAAGACTCCGACGTGGAGAAAAACTTTGCTCTGCTcaccagcagaggaagaggaggagctgatgaagagggagagggagaggaggagttAAGTGccgaggaacaggaggaggaggaggaagaagaggaggaggaagaagaggaggaagaagatgtGTTGGATGGTGGTCatgaagaggaggacgaggatgaCACCGAAGGCtctgaagatgatgatgatgacgacgatgatgatgaagatgacgatgatgaagatggtgcGCAGCTGGAAGACGGTGGCGGCAGCGCAGAAGTCCAGACcagagaaaacattaaaaagg AGCTGGCCTCCATGAGCTTTGAGGACGTCCTGAAGCTGCAGAACAAACTGGGCACCAAAGTTTACAACCAAGTCGCCTACGGCAGCAGCGAGACGCCGGCGAGCCACGGCGCCAGGAAACGCCTCAACAAGAACAG GCCCACCGAGCTCTCAGCCAAGAGGCCGGCGCCCTTCCTGAGGCAGGTCGTCCCCGTCAAGAAGCCC gtCTCCAGAGATCCTCGGTTCGACGATCTGTCCGGAGAATACAAACCGGAGATCTTTGAGAAGACGTACAAGTTCCTGGACGACATCCGGCAGCGAGAGCGACAG gtCGTCCAGAAGAAGCTGAAgaagtcaaagaaaaacaaccagaggAAGGAGAAGCTGCAGGCTCTGCTGCAGAGGATG GAGAACCAGGAGCGTGCGAGGAGGAGCcgggagcagcagagggagcaggagctgcagctgaagaggaggcagagggaacTCGCCGAGAGCGGCCGCCAGCCCTTCTTCCTCAAGAAGT ccGACCAGAAGAAGCTGCAGCTCGCTGAAAAGTTCACGGCTCTGAAGCGGAGCGGCAAGCTGGAGAACTTCCTGagcaagaagaggaggaggaacgcCGTGAAGGACCGCAGGAAGCTGCcgactcagcagcagcaggagcgcCGCCGCGGCCGCTGA